GTCCGAGCGGCGGTTGAGCCGGTCGACCACGAGATTCAATCGCGCCATCGGCTCGCGGTCGTAGTTTCCGAGGACGAAATACGAGCGCTCGCGCTCGTAAACCGGCCGCAGTTCGCTCAGCGCGCGGAGGAGCGCCTCGTTCTCCGCGAGCGAGAGGCTATCGGCCTCGAGGCGCTCCGTCGCGCTCGTGAGGACCGCATCCGGGATCGGCGGCGACTCATTCGTCATGGCTCGTGGTTCGCAGGTCACGGAAATAGGGTTTGCTCCACCGTTTCCGTTTCCGAAACCTGTTCACTCTCTCCACGTGGGTTACCCAGGGGTGATTTACTCCAGGGTAACTTACTTGGTCCAGGGGTGCGTAGATGGCTCCATGAGTACCGACGTGGGTTCGGCTAACGGGGCGGAGACGCGCGAACTCCTCCATTTCGTCACGCAACGGACGCGGTTCGCGCTGTGTACCAACATCCTCCAACACCCCGACCAGTTACCCTCGATGTACGAACTCGAGCAGTTGAATCCGAGCGTGAGCGAGGCGACCGTCTACAAACACGTCCAGAAGTTGATCGACGCCGGCATCGTCGAGGAGGCCACGCTGCCCGACGAGGAGCGCCGACAGGGCTATCCGTGGAAGTTCTACGGCCTGTCCGATGAGGGTCGTCAGCTGCTCGAGAACCACAATTTGCTCGAGGCCGAGGAGACGCTCCAACGGATTTACGAGACGATTTCCGATAAATCCGAAAAGATG
The genomic region above belongs to Natronorubrum halophilum and contains:
- a CDS encoding helix-turn-helix transcriptional regulator; the encoded protein is MSTDVGSANGAETRELLHFVTQRTRFALCTNILQHPDQLPSMYELEQLNPSVSEATVYKHVQKLIDAGIVEEATLPDEERRQGYPWKFYGLSDEGRQLLENHNLLEAEETLQRIYETISDKSEKMRKYEGAPRPDDD